In the genome of Microbacterium paraoxydans, the window TGACGGCGGGCTTCTGGCTGCCGTGGGTCGTGCTCGGCCTCGTCGTCCTCGGAGTGCTGCTCGCGGTGAACCGGCCGCGGGCGCTGTTCTGGACGAGCGCCGGGTTCGCCGTCGTCTTCCTCCTCCTCGCCGCCGGGATGGGGATCGGACGCGGGTTCTTCGTCAGCGCCGTCAGTCCGTCGATCATGACGGCCGCGGCGGCCGAGTCCCTCTTCGATCAGCTCACCGCGCTCCTCGGCTCCACCATCGTCGCGCTCGCTCTGGTCGGGGTCCTCATCGCACTCTGGGCGTGGCTCGCCGGATCGAGCCGCAGCGCCCGGACGGTGCGCGGCGTCACGGAGAGCGGGTTCGGGGCGCTTCGCGAGGCAGCCGAGGCACGGGGGATCTCCTCCGGGCGGTTCGGGCGGGCGGTCGACCGCTATCGCGGTGCGATCCTCATCGCCGGGATGGCGATCGGGGTGCTCATCCTCCTGGCGACGCGTCCCGTGACCTTCGGTGCCGTCCTCGGTGTGGCGATCGGCGTGCTCGTGCTCACGATCCTCGTGGAGCTGCTGCGGCGGCCAGGCCCCGCCACGGCGCCGGAGGAGCAGGACGCCGCCGTCGTCGAGGACGCGCACGACGCGGAGATCACCCTGCGCGGGTGAGGGCCGCTGTCGGCATGCGCGTGGGGTCGGAAGACTCGGGCCGAAGAGAGCGCGGACGCGCCCTGAACGAAGGAGAGACGATGTCGGAATTCAACGCAGACTTCTCGGGCGAGATCACGCTGGACGTCCGCGACTCCCGTCCCGACTGGTCGCCGTACGAGCTGCGGAAGGCACCGGACGGCGCGCCGAACGTCCTCGTGGTGCTGTACGACGACACCGGGCTCGCCTCCTGGTCGCCGTACGGCGGCCGCATCGCGATGCCGACGATGGATCGTCTGGCCGCCGGGGGTCTCACCTACACGCAGTGGCACACCACGTCGCTGTGCTCCCCGACGCGGTCCACCATGCTCACGGGGCGCAACCACCACGTCAACCGCGCCGGCGTCATCATGGAGGGCACGAACGGCTTCCCCGGCTTCGCGGGGCGGCTCCCCGCGGAGTGCGCCACGATCGGGCAGGTGCTGCAGGAGAACGGGTACAGCACGTTCTGGCTCGGCAAAGACCACAACGTCCCGGAGGAGGACATCGCGCCGGGGGGCAGCCGCTCGATGTGGCCGCTGCAGCTCGGGTTCGACCGCTTCTACGGTTTCCTCGGGGGTGAGACCAACAACTGGTACCCCGACCTCGTGGAGGACAACCACTTCATCGAGCAGCCGTACAGCCCGGAGGAGGGATACCACCTGTCGAAGGACCTCGCCGACCAGGCACTTGCGATGATCCGGAACCAGCAGGCCTCGAACCCCTCGAAGCCGTGGTACATGTGGTTCTGCCCGGGCGCGAACCACGCCCCGCACCACGCGCCGCAGGAGTACATCGACAAGTACAAGGGGGCGTTCGACGACGGTTACGACGCGTATCGCGAGTGGGTGCTCGCCCGCATGATCGAGAAGGGCGTGCTGCCGGAGGGCACGCAGATGACGCCGTTCAACCCGTTGCCGGACGAGGCGGCGAACCCGGCCGACTACGTGCGCCCGTGGGCGGAGCTGAACGACGACGAACGGAGGCTGTTCGCGCGGATGGCCGAGGTCTTCGCCGGCTTCTCCGAGTACACCGATGCGCAGGTCGGTCGGATCGTGGACTATCTGGAGGAGACAGGCCAGCTGGACAACACGATCATCTTCTACTGCGCCGACAACGGCGCTTCGGGGGAGGGATCGCCGGACGGCTCCGTGAACGAGAACAAGTTCTTCAACGGGTACCCCGACGATCTTGCCGAGAACCTCGCGATGATCGACACGCTCGGCTCGGCCGACACCTACAACCACTATCCGACCGGGTGGGCGGCCGCGTTCTCCACGCCGTTCCAGATGTTCAAGCGCTACTCCCAGTACTCCGGGGGCACCTGCGACCCGATGGTCGTCCACTGGCCGAAGGGGATCGCGGCGAAGGGCGAGCTGCGCCACCAGTACCACCACTCGGTGGACGTCGTGGCGACGGTGCTCGACGTGATCGGCATCGCGATGCCGGAGACGTACCGCGGGGTGCCGCAGCGACCGCTCGACGGCGTCTCGATGAAGTCGTCCTTCGACGCGGCGCCGGACGGACCGACGCAGAAGAGCGTGCAGTACTACTCGATGCTCGGCACCAGGGGCATCTGGAAGGATGGCTGGAAAGCCGCGGCCGTGCACGCGCCGCTGAGCGGCAAGGGCCACTTCGACGACGACGTGTGGGAGCTGTACCACGTGGACGAGGACCGCTCCGAGTCGAACGACCTCGCCGGGACGCACCCGGAGAAGCTGCAGGAGCTCATCGCTGCGTGGTTCACAGAGGCGGAGGCGAACTTCGCCCTTCCGCTCGACGACCGCTCGGCCCGTGACCTGCTGAACGTCGAGCGTCCGCAGGCGGAGCCGCCGCGGGGACGGTATGTGTACTTCCCCGGCACCGCGGCGGTGCCGGAGAGCGTCGCGGTGAACGTCCGAGGGCGCTCCTACAAGATCATCGCCGATGCCGTCCTCGACGAGGGCGCCGAGGGTGTGATCTTCGCGCACGGTTCCCGCTTCGGCGGGCATTCGCTGTTCCTCAAGGACAACAGACTGGTCTACGTGTACAACTTCCTCGGCATCCCGCCGGAGCAGTCGTTCACCTCGGAGGAGCTCACTCCCGGCCCGCACACTCTTGGTGTGGAGTTCGTGCGCGAGGGAGCGGGGGAGCACGGCGAGTCCGTAGGCACGACCACGCTGTACGTCGATGATCGTGCGGTGGCGTCCGGTCCGATGCGGGCGCAGGTCGGGAAGTTCACGCTCTGCGGCGACGGACTCTGCGTCGGGTGGGACAGCGCCGACCCGGTCAGCGCGCAGTACCGCAATCCGTTCCCGTTCACCGGCGGCAAGCTCCTGGGCGTGGCGGTGGACGTGAGCACGGAGCAGTATCTCGATATGGAGCTTGAGGCGGCCGCGATGCTGTCGCGCGAGTGACCGAACGCAGGGGGTGGCGGCCTAGCATGAGGGCATGACGGCGATGATCGAGGTCCCCGGCGGAACGCTCCTCATGGGGTCGGACGAGTTCTACCCGGAGGAAGGCCCCGTCCACGAACGGCGTGTGAAAGCGTTCGCGCTCGATCAGCACCCCGTGACGAACCGCCAGTACGCCGCGTTCGTCGAGGACACCGGCTACATCACGATCGCCGAGCGGCCGATGGACCCCGCCGACTACCCCGGCGTGCATCCGGACGACCTCGTCCCCGGCGCCATGGTGTTCACGCCGACCCGAGGCCCCGTCGACCTGCGCGACTGGCGGCAGTGGTGGCGGTGGGAGCCCGGTGCGTCGTGGCGCCAGCCGTTCGGACCGGCCTCGTCGATCGACGACCGCCTCGATCATCCGGTCGTGCAGGTCGCGTACCCCGATGCCGTCGCCTACGCTTCGTGGGCGGGCCGGCGCCTTCCCACCGAGGCGGAGTGGGAATGGGCGGCGCGCGGTGGCCTCGTCGGCGCCCGCTTCGCCTGGGGGGAGGAGACAAAGCCGGGCGGCACCCTCATGGCGGACACGTGGCAGGGCGCCTTCCCGTACCGGAACGACGGTGCCGACGGGTGGATCGGCACCGCTCCGGTGGCCTCGTTCCCCGTCAACGGCTACGGCCTGCACGACATGATCGGCAACGTGTGGGAGTGGACGGCGGACTACTGGACGCACCGGCACGTGCCGCCGGGAGCCGTGGGCGTGGAGGCGGGGCATCGAGCGAGCCTGCTGTCCTCCGAACCCGGGTCGCCCATCCCGCGCCGCGTTCTCAAGGGGGGATCGCACCTGTGCGCTCCGGAGTACTGCCTCCGCTACCGCCCCGCGGCGCGATCGGCGCAGGCGGAGGACACCGCCATGACCCACATCGGCTTCCGCTGCGCCCTCTGACCGCCCGGAGTTCCCCGACTCAGACGGGGTCGGGGAACAGGGACGCCCAGTCGTCGCGGACGCTCACCACGGTGTACCCGCGGTCGGCGGCTGCGTGGAGGGCCTGCTCCGCTCCCGTGTCGTAGGGCGTGTCGTCGCGGTCGGCGTCGTCGTGATGGATCAGCAGTGCGAGTCCGGGCCGAGGGCCGCCGTGCGCGAAGTCGAGCATCGGCATGTCGCCGTTCGAGTTGCCGGCCGCCAGGAGCGGGCGCCGGCCGATCCGACTCCAGATCCGCACCGGCTTCTCCGGCCCGTCGTCGAAGAAGGCGAGGGCGGAGGAGTAGCGGACGCTGGCATCCTTCTCGTCGTAGGCGAGTCCGAGCGCCGAGCCGATCACGCGCTCGGGAGGGATGCCGTAGTTCGCCTGGGTCATCGGTCGCATGAAGTCGCGCTCGCCGCCCGACACGATGTAGCAGGTGAAGCCGTGGCTCTCGAGATACCGCAGCAGCTCGACCATCGGGCGGTACACCGATTCGGCGTAAGAGCGACCGAGGAGCGGGTGCTGCGCGGTGCGGTAGAACTCCGTGACCGAACGGGCGTAGTCCTCCACGCTCACCCCGTCGGTCAGCCCCAGGAGCGCGTGGATGATGACGCCGAGGTCGGAGTCGTCGCCGGCGTAGTGCTTGTCGATCGCGGTGCCGAGCCAGGCGAGGTCACCGGTGACCGCGGCGCGGTAGGGCTGCCGGTCGGCCAGGGAGGGGTCACGGGTCGCCTCCTCGCGCCAGCGCTCGACGACGTAGTGCAGCTGGGTGGGCATGGGCTTCTCCGACCAGAGAGTGCCGTCGTTGTCGAACACGGCGATGCGTTCGTCGACGGGGACGGGGTCGGGGCCCTCCGTCACGGCGGCGACGAACGCCTCGATCGTGCGCCGCGTGCCGGTGTCGCGCCAGGAAGACAGAGGTGAGGAGTCCATGACCACGATCCTCCCAGGCGTGGCGTCGGATGCCGAGCGTCCCTCACCCGGAGCGGACGAGTCCCGCTGCGACCGGGCGTGCGGGAATACCCTCGCAGGGTATAGGGTTGTGCCGAAGGAGTACCCCAGGGGGGTATCCCGAGGAAAGGAAGCATGATGAGCACGAGCGAGTACCAGGTCACCGGAATGACGTGCGGCCACTGCGAGATGGCGATCCGCGGCGAGGTGTCGCGCATCCCCGGTATCGAGGGTATCGATGTGAGCGCACAGAGCGGGAAGCTCGTGGTGCGCAGCTCCGCCCCCGTCGACGACGCGGCCGTGCTGGCCGCCGTGGACGAGGCGGGCTACCAGGCGGTCCGGTCCTGATGGACACCCCGCCCGCGACCAGCGTGGAGCTGGAGATCGGCGGCATGACCTGCGCGTCGTGCGCGATGCGGATCGAGAAGAAGCTCAATCGTCTCGACGGCGTCACCGCCACCGTGAACTACGCGACCGAGAAGGCGAGCGTCACGGTGCCCGCGGGCATCGACACCGCCCTGCTCATCGCCGAGGTCGAGAAGACCGGATACACCGCCGTCGTCCCCGTGCCTCCCGCTCCCGCGGGTGCGGAGTCCGACGGCGAGGAGCCGGATCCGGAGCTCACGGCGTTGCGTCACCGGCTGATCGCGTCCGTCGTGCTCACCGTCCCGGTCATCGCGATGGCGATGATCCCGGCGCTCCAGTTCACGTACTGGCAGTGGCTGTCGCTCGCGCTCGCGGGTCCCGTGATCGTGTGGGCGGCGTGGCCGTTCCACAAGGCGGCGTGGATCAACCTCCGGCACGGTGCGGCCACGATGGACACGCTCATCTCGATGGGCACGATCGCCGCTCTGCTGTGGTCGTTGTACGCGCTGTTCTTCGGTACCGCCGGAATGCCCGGCATGACGCACCCCTTCGAGTTCACCGTCGCACCCAGTGACGGTGCCGGGAACATCTACCTCGAGGTCGGGGCGGGGGTGACCACGTTCATCCTCGCCGGGCGCTACTTCGAGAAGCGTTCCAAGCGGCAGGCCGGTGCGGCGCTCCGGGCGCTGCTGGAGCTCGGAGCGAAGGAGGTCGCGGTACTCCGGCAGGGCGTCGAGACCCGGATCCCGACGAGCGAGCTCCGGGTCGGGGACGAGTTCGTCGTGCGCCCGGGGGAGAAGATCGCCACCGACGGCGTGGTGGTCAGCGGCACGTCCGCGGTCGATGCCTCGATGCTGACCGGCGAGTCGGTGCCCGTGGAGGTCGGTCCCGGCGATGCCGTCACCGGCGCCACGGTGAACGCCGGAGGACGCCTGGTGGTGCGTGCGACCCGCATCGGCGCAGACACCCAGCTCGCCCAGATGGCGCGGCTCGTGGAGGAGGCGCAGACCGGGAAGGCCGAGGTGCAGCGCCTCGCGGACCGCATCTCCGGAATCTTCGTGCCGATCGTGATCGTGATCGCCCTCGGCACGCTGGGAGTGTGGCTGGCAGCCGGGTTCCCGGCGTCCGCCGCCTTCACCGCCGCGGTCGCGGTGCTCATCATCGCGTGCCCCTGCGCACTGGGCCTGGCCACGCCGACCGCCCTCCTCGTCGGCACCGGTCGCGGTGCCCAGATGGGCATCCTCATCAAGGGGCCCGAGGTGCTGGAGTCGACCCGGAAGGTCGACACGGTCGTGCTCGACAAGACGGGCACCGTCACCTCCGGTCGCATGACGCTGACGGCGGTGCACACCGACGACGGCGTGCAGCGCGAGGAGCTGCTGCGGCTCGCCGGTGCCCTCGAGGACGCTTCCGAGCACCCCATCGCGCAGGCAGTGGCGGCCGCGGCCACCCGGGAGCTCGGCGCCCTGCCGAGCGTCGAGGAGTTCGCGAACGTCGAGGGCAGGGGCGTCCAGGGCATCGTCGACGGCCACGCCGTCGTCGTGGGACGCGCCTCGTTGCTCGCCGACTGGTCGCAGCACCTGTCCGCGGGGCTGGCTGCGGTCAAGGCCGAGGCGGAGGCCCAGGGCAAGACTGCGATCGCGGTGGGCTGGGACGGTCGTGCCCGCGGGGTGCTCGTCGTCGCCGACACGGTCAAGTCCACGAGCGCGGAGGCGGTGGCGCAGCTCCGGGCGCTGGGACTGACGCCTGTCCTGCTCACGGGAGACAACCGTGCGGTGGCCGGGCAGATCGCCCGCGAGGTGGGGATCACCGAGGTGATCGCCGAGGTGCTGCCCCAGGACAAGGTCGACGTGGTGCGCCGGCTCCAGGGCGAAGGAAAGGTCGTCGCGATGGTGGGAGACGGCGTGAACGACGCCGCGGCCCTCGCCCAGGCGGACCTCGGGCTGGCGATGGGGACCGGGACCGACGCGGCGATCGAGGCCAGCGACATCACGCTCGTCCGCGGCGACCTCCGCAGCGCGGCCGACGCGATCCGCCTGTCCCGCCGCACGCTCGGCACGATCAAGGGCAACCTGTTCTGGGCGTTCGCCTACAACGTCGCAGCCATCCCGCTCGCGGCGCTCGGTCTGCTCAACCCCATGCTCGCCGGTGCGGCGATGGCGTTCTCCAGCGTCTTCGTCGTCGGCAACAGCCTCCGCCTGCGGTCCTTCCGCAGCAGGGCGGTGGACACCCCGTGAACGAACGACAGAGGAGTACCGACATGTCCGATTCCCCCGCAGGATCCTGCTGCAGCGTCCCGCGCCAGAGCGGCGTCTCCGCCGAAGGGCGCACCGACCTGCTCGCCGTGCCGGCCGAGGGCATGGCCGAATGCCCGGTGATGGCCGGAACGCCCGTGGTGATCGCGACCGCCGAGGCAGCGGGCCTGTATCGCGACCACGAGGGCACCCGCTACTACTTCTGCTGCGCGGGCTGCGGGCCGGCGTTCGACGCTGATCCCGCGAAGTACACCAGGGCGGCCTGAGCCCCCACCCGTGCGGGGCCGCGAGATCCGGCCCCGCACGGCATCATCGACGTTGGAGGGAAGACATGAGCACCTCGCATCACGACCATTCCGCGCACGGTCACCCCGGGGGAGCGGGGACCGGGACGCACGCGGATCACACCGGACACGCGGAGCACGCCGCGCCCGGAGACCACACGGACCACGCGGGACACAGTGCGCACGCCGGGCACGGCGGCCACGCGGGACACGGCGGTCACGGCGACCACGTCGCCCAGTTCCGGCGGCTGTTCTGGATCATGCTCGTCCTGGCCGTGCCGACCGTGCTGCTCTCGGGCATGTTCGCGATGATCGTGGGCTACCCGCTTCCCGACATCCCGGGTCTGGCCTGGGTGTCGCCGGTCCTCGGCACGGTCATGTACGTGTGGGGAGGAAAGCCGTTCCTCACCGGCGCCGTCAGCGAGATCCGTGCCCGGCAGCCCGGCATGATGCTGCTCATCGGGCTCGCGATCACCGTGGCGTTCGTCGCGTCGTGGGGAGCGAGTCTCGG includes:
- a CDS encoding HAD family hydrolase — its product is MDSSPLSSWRDTGTRRTIEAFVAAVTEGPDPVPVDERIAVFDNDGTLWSEKPMPTQLHYVVERWREEATRDPSLADRQPYRAAVTGDLAWLGTAIDKHYAGDDSDLGVIIHALLGLTDGVSVEDYARSVTEFYRTAQHPLLGRSYAESVYRPMVELLRYLESHGFTCYIVSGGERDFMRPMTQANYGIPPERVIGSALGLAYDEKDASVRYSSALAFFDDGPEKPVRIWSRIGRRPLLAAGNSNGDMPMLDFAHGGPRPGLALLIHHDDADRDDTPYDTGAEQALHAAADRGYTVVSVRDDWASLFPDPV
- a CDS encoding heavy-metal-associated domain-containing protein, with product MSTSEYQVTGMTCGHCEMAIRGEVSRIPGIEGIDVSAQSGKLVVRSSAPVDDAAVLAAVDEAGYQAVRS
- a CDS encoding arylsulfatase; amino-acid sequence: MSEFNADFSGEITLDVRDSRPDWSPYELRKAPDGAPNVLVVLYDDTGLASWSPYGGRIAMPTMDRLAAGGLTYTQWHTTSLCSPTRSTMLTGRNHHVNRAGVIMEGTNGFPGFAGRLPAECATIGQVLQENGYSTFWLGKDHNVPEEDIAPGGSRSMWPLQLGFDRFYGFLGGETNNWYPDLVEDNHFIEQPYSPEEGYHLSKDLADQALAMIRNQQASNPSKPWYMWFCPGANHAPHHAPQEYIDKYKGAFDDGYDAYREWVLARMIEKGVLPEGTQMTPFNPLPDEAANPADYVRPWAELNDDERRLFARMAEVFAGFSEYTDAQVGRIVDYLEETGQLDNTIIFYCADNGASGEGSPDGSVNENKFFNGYPDDLAENLAMIDTLGSADTYNHYPTGWAAAFSTPFQMFKRYSQYSGGTCDPMVVHWPKGIAAKGELRHQYHHSVDVVATVLDVIGIAMPETYRGVPQRPLDGVSMKSSFDAAPDGPTQKSVQYYSMLGTRGIWKDGWKAAAVHAPLSGKGHFDDDVWELYHVDEDRSESNDLAGTHPEKLQELIAAWFTEAEANFALPLDDRSARDLLNVERPQAEPPRGRYVYFPGTAAVPESVAVNVRGRSYKIIADAVLDEGAEGVIFAHGSRFGGHSLFLKDNRLVYVYNFLGIPPEQSFTSEELTPGPHTLGVEFVREGAGEHGESVGTTTLYVDDRAVASGPMRAQVGKFTLCGDGLCVGWDSADPVSAQYRNPFPFTGGKLLGVAVDVSTEQYLDMELEAAAMLSRE
- a CDS encoding YHS domain-containing protein, with product MSDSPAGSCCSVPRQSGVSAEGRTDLLAVPAEGMAECPVMAGTPVVIATAEAAGLYRDHEGTRYYFCCAGCGPAFDADPAKYTRAA
- a CDS encoding heavy metal translocating P-type ATPase, translating into MDTPPATSVELEIGGMTCASCAMRIEKKLNRLDGVTATVNYATEKASVTVPAGIDTALLIAEVEKTGYTAVVPVPPAPAGAESDGEEPDPELTALRHRLIASVVLTVPVIAMAMIPALQFTYWQWLSLALAGPVIVWAAWPFHKAAWINLRHGAATMDTLISMGTIAALLWSLYALFFGTAGMPGMTHPFEFTVAPSDGAGNIYLEVGAGVTTFILAGRYFEKRSKRQAGAALRALLELGAKEVAVLRQGVETRIPTSELRVGDEFVVRPGEKIATDGVVVSGTSAVDASMLTGESVPVEVGPGDAVTGATVNAGGRLVVRATRIGADTQLAQMARLVEEAQTGKAEVQRLADRISGIFVPIVIVIALGTLGVWLAAGFPASAAFTAAVAVLIIACPCALGLATPTALLVGTGRGAQMGILIKGPEVLESTRKVDTVVLDKTGTVTSGRMTLTAVHTDDGVQREELLRLAGALEDASEHPIAQAVAAAATRELGALPSVEEFANVEGRGVQGIVDGHAVVVGRASLLADWSQHLSAGLAAVKAEAEAQGKTAIAVGWDGRARGVLVVADTVKSTSAEAVAQLRALGLTPVLLTGDNRAVAGQIAREVGITEVIAEVLPQDKVDVVRRLQGEGKVVAMVGDGVNDAAALAQADLGLAMGTGTDAAIEASDITLVRGDLRSAADAIRLSRRTLGTIKGNLFWAFAYNVAAIPLAALGLLNPMLAGAAMAFSSVFVVGNSLRLRSFRSRAVDTP
- a CDS encoding formylglycine-generating enzyme family protein, with the translated sequence MIEVPGGTLLMGSDEFYPEEGPVHERRVKAFALDQHPVTNRQYAAFVEDTGYITIAERPMDPADYPGVHPDDLVPGAMVFTPTRGPVDLRDWRQWWRWEPGASWRQPFGPASSIDDRLDHPVVQVAYPDAVAYASWAGRRLPTEAEWEWAARGGLVGARFAWGEETKPGGTLMADTWQGAFPYRNDGADGWIGTAPVASFPVNGYGLHDMIGNVWEWTADYWTHRHVPPGAVGVEAGHRASLLSSEPGSPIPRRVLKGGSHLCAPEYCLRYRPAARSAQAEDTAMTHIGFRCAL